In the Colletotrichum lupini chromosome 1, complete sequence genome, one interval contains:
- a CDS encoding carboxylesterase gives MRSHAFRVLLAFSSCLGVSESSSPAYWGPRPKPTPPGPPAVHLSDGTYVGVRNQQYAQDLFLGIPYAQPPVGPLRFAAPQPLNETFEGTRSASEYGWMCIGYGSDTANLGNPVSEDCLTINVVRPAGVQPGDDLPVGVWVHGGSYVNGGSRDPRYNLSYIVDQSVKEGKPIVAASINYRVSYWGFLFSNELQNAGAGNIGLRDQRLSLEWLQQNIGAFGGSPDKVTIWGESAGARSLGMQLVAYDGQYNNLFRSAILESGSPIARFADADDWQPWFNALVDKTGCTDAADKLSCLRGLPWQTINAIYNGTNPLSVTPPTISAVVDGDFITAQGSELLAADKFAHVPLLLGNNFDEGTAYAKQGINTTEQFQAWLTALQLDSEQVAAISELYPDDPDVGIPVSQVGRPAAYPFGLQCKRAAAFAGDYQQHSGRRLLASTYAGAGLSVYSYLWNVYVNGIAAVYGATHFQEVAFVFNNVNGVGYATNPFAGKPETFVELADLMSKMWVAFIHDTDPNVCSGPKTGPTWPLYTVDEPNNIVFDVNRTGLAYVEEDNYRATEIEYLLENVFV, from the exons ATGCGTTCCCACGCGTTTAGAGTTCTTCTGGCGTTTTCGTCGTGCTTGGGCGTGTCCGAGTCCTCCTCGCCCGCCTATTGGGGTCCTCGTCCCAAGCCCACGCCGCCTGGACCTCCTGCGGTGCACCTCTCAGACGGGACCTACGTCGGAGTGCGGAACCAGCAGTATGCGCAGGACCTCTTCCTTGGTATCCCGTATGCACAACCCCCCGTTGGCCCTCTTCGGTTCGCTGCTCCTCAACCGCTCAACGAGACGTTCGAGGGGACTCGATCAGCTTCCGAATATGGCTGGATGTGCATAGGGTATGGCTCCGATACTGCCAACTTGGGAAACCCCGTTTCGGAGGACTGCTTGACCATCAACGTCGTGCGTCCGGCCGGTGTCCAGCCAGGAGATGATCTGCCTGTTGGCGTTTGGGTTCACGGCGGC AGTTATGTAAACGGAGGCTCGCGCGACCCGAGGTACAACCTCAGCTACATTGTCGACCAATCCGTCAAGGAGGGAAAGCCTATTGTGGCTGCATCCATCAACTACCGTGTTTCGTATTGGGGCTTCCTCTTCAGCAACGAGCTGCAAAACGCCGGTGCTGGCAACATTGGTCTCCGCGACCAGCGCCTCTCGTTGGAATGGCTCCAGCAGAACATTGGCGCCTTTGGCGGTAGCCCTGACAAAGTCACCATCTGGGGAGAGTCTGCGGGTGCTCGTTCCTTGGGCATGCAGCTCGTCGCCTACGATGGTCAATACAACAACCTGTTCCGCAGCGCCATCCTCGAGAGTGGCAGTCCCATCGCGAGGTTTGCCGACGCCGACGACTGGCAGCCGTGGTTCAATGCTCTCGTCGACAAGACGGGTTGTACCGATGCCGCTGACAAGCTGAGCTGCTTGCGAGGCCTTCCCTGGCAGACTATCAACGCCATCTACAACGGCACCAACCCCTTGAGCGTAACGCCGCCTACCATCAGCGCTGTGGTTGACGGCGACTTCATCACTGCCCAGGGATCCGAGCTCTTGGCTGCGGACAAGTTCGCACATGTTCCTCTTTTGCTCGGCAACAACTTCGATGAGGGCACCGCGTATGCAAAGCAGGGCATCAACACCACTGAGCAGTTCCAGGCCTGGCTTACTGCCCTTCAGCTGGACAGCGAACAGGTGGCCGCCATCTCGGAGCTTTACCCCGACGATCCCGATGTTGGAATCCCCGTCTCTCAGGTTGGCCGACCTGCGGCGTACCCATTCGGCCTTCAGTGCAAGCGGGCAGCTGCCTTTGCCGGCGACTACCAACAGCACAGCGGCCGCAGGCTCCTGGCCAGCACCTACGCTGGCGCCGGACTGTCCGTTTACTCTTACCTGTGGAACGTCTATGTCAACGGCATCGCGGCCGTCTACGGAGCGACCCATTTCCAAGAGGTCGCGTTCGTGTTCAACAACGTGAACGGAGTGGGATATGCTACCAACCCCTTTGCAGGAAAGCCAGAGACCTTTGTCGAGCTGGCGGACCTCATGAGCAAGATGTGGGTTGCGTTCATCCACGACACCGACCCCAATGTCTGCAGCGGCCCCAAGACAGGTCCTACGTGGCCATTGTACACGGTGGATGAGCCTAACAACATCGTCTTTGATGTAAACCGTACGGGTCTGGCCTATGTTGAAGAGGACAACTACAGGGCGACAGAGATCGAGTATCTCTTGGAAAACGTCTTTGTGTAA